From Phycisphaerae bacterium, the proteins below share one genomic window:
- a CDS encoding PEP-CTERM sorting domain-containing protein (PEP-CTERM proteins occur, often in large numbers, in the proteomes of bacteria that also encode an exosortase, a predicted intramembrane cysteine proteinase. The presence of a PEP-CTERM domain at a protein's C-terminus predicts cleavage within the sorting domain, followed by covalent anchoring to some some component of the (usually Gram-negative) cell surface. Many PEP-CTERM proteins exhibit an unusual sequence composition that includes large numbers of potential glycosylation sites. Expression of one such protein has been shown restore the ability of a bacterium to form floc, a type of biofilm.) — protein sequence MKKLLAALVIGLCVQSAQATLYNDNTGDTFTGAGGGILDIVSLEVTDDGTDISFKFTLVGDTEATDWGKYMVIIDSVAGGDTGGNGWARPISMPSGADYWIGSWVDSGDGAELYNYGGSWTLTQATYNPPPLDITISNSTTMVTITTQLAAMGLGPNQTILLDAFTSGGGGGDGAVDSLGNPGQQIGDWGNASEAHPVEYTTTPEPTTLGLLALGGLMLVRRRR from the coding sequence ATGAAGAAGTTGTTAGCAGCATTAGTCATCGGCCTCTGCGTTCAGAGCGCCCAAGCCACCCTGTACAACGACAACACCGGAGACACCTTCACCGGTGCCGGCGGTGGTATTCTTGACATCGTTTCCCTCGAAGTCACAGACGACGGGACCGACATTTCCTTCAAGTTCACGCTCGTGGGTGACACCGAGGCGACGGACTGGGGCAAATACATGGTCATCATCGACAGCGTCGCCGGCGGTGACACGGGCGGCAACGGTTGGGCCCGCCCGATCAGCATGCCCAGCGGCGCGGATTACTGGATCGGCTCCTGGGTCGATTCGGGCGACGGTGCCGAGCTGTACAACTACGGCGGTTCCTGGACCTTGACCCAGGCGACCTACAATCCCCCGCCCCTCGACATCACGATTTCTAATTCCACGACGATGGTCACCATCACGACGCAGCTTGCCGCGATGGGCCTCGGCCCGAATCAGACGATTCTATTGGACGCCTTCACCAGCGGTGGCGGTGGCGGAGACGGCGCGGTCGACTCGCTCGGCAACCCGGGCCAACAAATCGGTGACTGGGGCAATGCTTCGGAGGCCCATCCCGTTGAATACACAACGACCCCTGAACCCACGACGCTCGGACTCCTCGCCCTCGGCGGTTTGATGCTCGTCCGACGCCGACGCTGA
- a CDS encoding tetratricopeptide repeat protein has protein sequence MPRRQPNAETQVADTNVPPPGRSVLSRRKRRIYVALALLIPVVFLGILEAGLRFAKYGGYPPTILRVGPMSGGTLCITDNPGPASYFFANKSRPGTLDTYSFLAPKPKGTIRVVIGGESAAKGFPQPMCFAPSAFLEAMLHDLWLDRKVEVINLGTTAVASFPVLGMLTEALDYEPDLVIVHCGNNEFFGAYGVASLHRAGNTPTAMALHRTLRSLALVQFIDSFARPAEPAGHQRTLMETMVGQSFTAPDDPLRGAAAYNLKTHVGKIIERCKARGVPVIVCTMAANERDLAPLGDSDASVLSPEDQAKLHAALEAAEKLMDRESGSAIVQLKSATALLPTHARAQYLLGRAQYAQKDYSSAIASFQKAIDLDPMPWRCPGPSNQAIREAAAQSGAVLCDLQKAFRDASEGGCVGWELMDDHVHPSLLGQALTARAIVSAMTALTGEMTVRPEALANLPGDGEYLRRLGDNPYDRYGVAHTVRVLCDVPFIRRTNPQAYERFDAICRDIERDVPPEVVTVARKWQDPMTHPGAKRPITGMVGRVMIRMGNYDEAERLYEVARRSVAHYSSWNLEYNYFRLVCRERLHKKLSDEDRALALECIERGNFLLSHGRSESGMAERYCGRLHQLRGEWNEAIPFLLAARPKVSGSDLVAVDQALVVSYMSVGRRVDALRLIDDGIDNSGEFASLYRQMRKGLASVPSGDASTQPTSDESAGRPM, from the coding sequence ATGCCCAGACGCCAGCCCAATGCCGAGACGCAGGTTGCCGACACGAATGTTCCGCCTCCCGGCCGATCCGTGCTCTCGCGCCGCAAACGGCGTATCTACGTCGCCCTCGCGCTGTTGATCCCGGTTGTTTTCCTGGGAATACTCGAAGCCGGCCTTCGGTTCGCAAAGTACGGCGGCTACCCACCCACCATCCTCCGCGTCGGCCCGATGTCCGGCGGAACGTTGTGTATCACGGATAATCCCGGCCCGGCATCCTATTTTTTCGCCAACAAGAGCCGCCCTGGCACGCTTGACACGTATTCTTTTTTGGCCCCCAAACCGAAAGGCACCATTCGCGTCGTCATCGGCGGCGAGTCCGCAGCCAAAGGGTTTCCCCAGCCGATGTGCTTTGCGCCTTCCGCCTTTCTCGAGGCCATGCTTCACGACCTGTGGCTCGATCGAAAGGTCGAGGTCATCAACCTCGGTACGACCGCCGTCGCGAGCTTTCCCGTGCTGGGAATGTTGACGGAGGCGCTCGACTACGAGCCGGACCTGGTCATCGTCCACTGCGGCAACAACGAGTTCTTTGGCGCCTACGGCGTCGCCTCGCTGCATCGCGCCGGCAACACGCCCACGGCAATGGCCCTGCACCGTACGCTGCGCAGTCTGGCGTTGGTTCAGTTCATTGATTCGTTCGCCCGTCCCGCAGAGCCCGCCGGCCATCAACGCACACTGATGGAGACCATGGTCGGTCAATCGTTTACCGCGCCGGACGATCCCCTGCGAGGCGCCGCTGCGTACAACCTCAAGACACATGTGGGGAAGATCATCGAACGCTGCAAGGCCCGCGGTGTACCGGTCATCGTCTGCACGATGGCTGCCAACGAGCGCGATCTCGCGCCTCTCGGAGATTCCGACGCGTCGGTCCTTTCGCCGGAGGACCAGGCAAAGCTGCACGCCGCACTGGAAGCCGCTGAAAAGCTCATGGATCGCGAATCGGGATCGGCGATCGTCCAACTGAAATCGGCGACAGCGCTCTTGCCGACTCATGCCCGCGCGCAATATCTCCTGGGCCGGGCACAATATGCCCAGAAAGACTATTCCAGCGCGATCGCTTCGTTCCAAAAGGCAATCGATCTGGATCCGATGCCCTGGCGATGTCCGGGGCCGAGCAATCAGGCGATTCGCGAAGCCGCCGCGCAATCCGGCGCCGTCCTTTGCGATCTGCAAAAGGCCTTCCGAGACGCCAGCGAGGGCGGCTGTGTCGGATGGGAGCTGATGGATGACCACGTCCATCCCAGCCTGCTCGGCCAGGCGCTGACCGCGCGGGCTATCGTCTCGGCGATGACGGCCCTGACGGGCGAAATGACGGTCCGTCCCGAAGCCCTCGCAAACTTGCCGGGCGATGGGGAATATCTCCGGCGACTGGGCGACAATCCGTACGACCGCTATGGGGTTGCGCATACCGTCCGCGTGCTTTGCGATGTCCCTTTCATTCGACGGACGAACCCACAAGCCTATGAGCGATTTGACGCGATCTGCAGGGACATTGAGCGAGATGTGCCTCCCGAAGTGGTGACCGTCGCGCGCAAATGGCAGGACCCCATGACGCATCCGGGCGCAAAACGGCCGATCACCGGAATGGTGGGGCGGGTCATGATCCGGATGGGAAACTATGACGAGGCCGAACGCCTCTACGAGGTCGCCCGGCGCAGCGTCGCGCACTATTCCTCGTGGAACCTTGAATACAACTACTTTCGATTGGTGTGCCGCGAACGCCTCCACAAGAAGCTGAGCGATGAGGATCGCGCGCTCGCGCTGGAGTGCATCGAGCGCGGAAATTTCCTTCTTTCCCACGGCCGCAGTGAATCGGGCATGGCCGAACGCTACTGCGGACGCCTCCATCAACTGCGCGGCGAATGGAACGAGGCGATTCCGTTCCTCCTGGCAGCGCGCCCCAAGGTCAGCGGTTCGGACTTGGTTGCCGTGGATCAGGCACTCGTCGTGTCGTACATGTCGGTGGGACGGCGCGTCGATGCGCTCCGTTTGATTGACGACGGGATTGACAATAGCGGCGAGTTTGCCTCGCTGTACCGCCAGATGCGGAAGGGCTTGGCGAGCGTTCCGAGTGGAGATGCTTCCACTCAACCCACCAGCGACGAGTCCGCAGGTCGGCCCATGTAA
- a CDS encoding TetR/AcrR family transcriptional regulator, protein MTARRLFHEQGYAATGMAEILKAAKANSGSLYYYFKSKEELLLAVLDWYLENLMPEVMDPALGATSDPIERIFAVLAGYHEMLEQTACTLGCPIGNLALELGDSRPLVREKIALNFSNWCAVIRRCLDDAADRLPPGVDRERLSRFVLTVLEGGIMQARGHRDVRPYDEAVAQLRDYFDRLLAEGTRAADRNKGSGEMN, encoded by the coding sequence ATGACCGCCAGACGCCTGTTTCATGAGCAGGGTTACGCCGCAACGGGTATGGCGGAGATTCTGAAGGCCGCGAAGGCGAACAGCGGCAGTCTGTATTACTACTTTAAGTCGAAAGAAGAACTGTTGCTGGCCGTCCTCGACTGGTATCTCGAAAACCTCATGCCCGAGGTCATGGATCCGGCTCTGGGCGCGACGTCGGACCCGATCGAGCGGATCTTCGCGGTTCTCGCCGGTTATCACGAAATGCTGGAGCAGACGGCCTGCACGTTGGGCTGTCCGATCGGGAATCTCGCGCTGGAGCTGGGCGATTCCCGGCCGCTCGTTCGCGAGAAGATCGCCCTCAACTTCAGCAACTGGTGTGCAGTGATACGCCGCTGTCTGGATGACGCCGCCGATCGGCTTCCGCCGGGCGTGGATCGAGAACGCCTGTCTCGTTTTGTTTTAACCGTCCTGGAGGGCGGGATCATGCAGGCCCGGGGCCACCGGGACGTGAGACCCTACGACGAAGCCGTGGCCCAGCTTCGGGATTATTTTGACCGATTGCTCGCGGAGGGAACGCGGGCGGCTGACCGGAACAAGGGTTCCGGCGAGATGAATTGA
- a CDS encoding SRPBCC domain-containing protein, translated as MRANQIIQATMVAGFCAAAALAEPAPSRKLKSDATERILRKEVIVSATLDDVWKCWTTEEGIATFFSPESKIELKLGGAFDIYFKGPADETGKRGAEGAKILSYIPNEFLAFDWGFPPKVPGLRRTGAKTQVMIRFEDVGDGKVKVKFAQLGWKKGREWDEGFAYFDQAWSYVLNNLKEHFEKTPSKRATEEPETGLKTRTWMDKHVKVTAVDVPLKRQDFEMEIPVSINRVWSILATTDGFKRLGAKEPLVELKPGGSYCFWPGAPTRVLAFVPQEILSVTGSAPPEYPNVRAGGLWGAYYFTKLDPAKTKLRLSVIGWRPGDKEWDAAYDYFLKNNPIFLNNVYNALVKDNASASTGDVLKHEAVVDAPVADVWEAFTTRKGVESWMVAHGEVDLRIGGKMRTHYDPKGVLGDENTIENTILSFEPMRMLSIKATKCPANFPFKAAIDNMWTVLYLESLGPEKTRVTCVGMGYGDDEESQKLRQHFDRGNAYTLKKLQEHFATTTANEPSPAAEKKTTEKPAESNATNSEPGHASEFESYLAHIAAASASLALNETDEARRWLDRAPESHRNWEWKYFSANLDQSVRSWSDQGEVVMSVAYSPDGRLMGQALANGEAILRDAESGDVLRTLKENDKALWHLAFSADGKKLATSSSDGAARVWDAESGRLLLTLKHEKTQVYSSSFSPDGKYIATSMLSYVKLWDAQTGEELRTFKGHVEKPPVTRVTFSPDGKWLASASWDNHVIVWDVEKGKQVHKLGPGYGGEEYSPFNAVVFSPDGMRLAASTGTNAIWLWNADSGDLIRKWAAHDKTAYGLAFSPDGKRLASTSVDQSVRIWDANKGELIEKLNGHSGTVWSVAFSPDGARLATGGEDQCVKLWQVGDAATPLVLRCEKGVWAAPFSPDGKRLATASSDRSVKIWDSQSGKLLAAFADLPEQAACVAFSPDSSRVAAGTNDPVVHVWDVTNQRLLHQLKGHKGGVPSLEFTPDAKRLVTSSYDRSIKIWDADAGTELKSIDRKDGYAYSIAIRPDGKSFASADYDGKVRLWDLESGEERRALEGHTSRLMKVVFSADGRLVASAGYDRSIRVWDVQTGKAFPPMTGHDREITGLAFSPDRTRLASASSDLTVKLWDVNASANVATLLRSKESAYFVGFSPDGARLSVSFFDGTVRILDTIPLAERVVRGDRVAATFR; from the coding sequence ATGAGAGCAAATCAGATCATTCAGGCAACGATGGTGGCGGGCTTCTGCGCTGCTGCGGCGCTCGCCGAACCGGCGCCGTCCAGAAAACTGAAGTCCGATGCGACCGAGCGAATCCTGCGTAAGGAAGTCATCGTGTCGGCCACTCTGGACGACGTGTGGAAATGTTGGACGACCGAGGAGGGCATCGCCACGTTTTTTTCTCCCGAGTCAAAGATCGAACTCAAGCTCGGCGGGGCGTTTGATATTTATTTCAAAGGACCTGCGGATGAGACGGGGAAGCGAGGAGCGGAAGGCGCGAAGATCCTCAGCTATATACCGAATGAATTCCTGGCCTTCGATTGGGGGTTTCCCCCCAAGGTCCCCGGCCTTCGTCGAACCGGGGCCAAGACCCAGGTCATGATTCGGTTCGAAGACGTTGGCGACGGAAAGGTGAAGGTCAAGTTCGCCCAACTGGGATGGAAAAAGGGCAGGGAATGGGACGAGGGTTTCGCCTATTTCGACCAGGCCTGGAGCTATGTTCTTAACAACCTTAAGGAGCATTTTGAAAAAACACCTTCGAAGCGAGCCACCGAGGAACCCGAGACGGGTTTAAAGACCCGGACGTGGATGGACAAACACGTGAAAGTGACGGCCGTCGATGTTCCGCTTAAGCGCCAGGATTTCGAGATGGAGATACCGGTCTCCATCAATCGCGTTTGGAGCATTTTGGCGACCACCGACGGGTTCAAGCGTCTGGGCGCGAAGGAGCCGTTGGTCGAATTGAAGCCCGGTGGCTCGTATTGCTTTTGGCCGGGCGCGCCGACGCGCGTCCTGGCATTTGTGCCGCAGGAGATTCTGTCGGTAACGGGAAGCGCTCCGCCTGAGTACCCCAATGTTCGGGCGGGGGGGTTGTGGGGCGCCTATTACTTTACGAAGCTCGATCCAGCAAAGACGAAGTTGCGCCTCTCCGTAATAGGCTGGCGTCCCGGCGACAAGGAATGGGACGCCGCGTACGACTACTTTTTGAAAAACAATCCGATCTTCCTCAACAACGTTTACAACGCGCTCGTGAAAGACAATGCCAGCGCGTCGACGGGCGACGTACTAAAGCACGAGGCGGTCGTCGACGCGCCCGTCGCCGACGTCTGGGAAGCCTTTACTACCAGGAAAGGAGTGGAGTCCTGGATGGTCGCGCACGGCGAAGTGGACCTGCGCATAGGCGGGAAGATGCGCACCCATTACGACCCCAAGGGCGTTCTGGGCGACGAGAACACGATCGAAAACACGATTCTCAGCTTTGAACCGATGCGGATGCTCTCCATCAAGGCGACCAAGTGCCCGGCGAATTTCCCGTTCAAGGCCGCGATCGACAACATGTGGACGGTGCTCTATCTGGAGTCCCTCGGACCGGAAAAGACTCGGGTGACCTGCGTCGGGATGGGTTATGGCGACGACGAGGAATCGCAGAAGCTCCGGCAGCACTTCGATCGAGGCAACGCCTATACGCTGAAGAAGCTCCAGGAACACTTCGCCACGACGACGGCAAACGAGCCCAGTCCGGCGGCCGAAAAAAAAACGACAGAAAAACCGGCCGAAAGCAACGCCACCAATAGCGAACCGGGGCACGCCAGTGAGTTCGAGTCCTATCTCGCCCATATCGCAGCCGCCAGCGCCTCCCTGGCATTGAACGAGACCGACGAGGCGCGGCGCTGGCTTGATCGCGCTCCCGAATCCCATCGGAACTGGGAATGGAAGTACTTTTCCGCCAACCTGGACCAGAGCGTTCGCTCGTGGTCGGATCAAGGCGAAGTGGTGATGTCCGTGGCCTATAGCCCCGATGGCCGGCTCATGGGTCAAGCCCTGGCCAACGGTGAGGCGATTTTGCGCGACGCCGAATCCGGCGACGTCCTGCGCACCCTTAAGGAGAACGACAAGGCACTGTGGCACCTGGCGTTCAGCGCGGATGGAAAGAAACTGGCCACATCGAGTTCAGACGGCGCGGCGAGAGTCTGGGATGCCGAATCCGGCAGGCTCCTGCTGACATTGAAACACGAAAAGACCCAGGTGTACTCCTCATCGTTCAGCCCGGATGGAAAGTACATCGCCACGTCCATGCTGAGCTACGTCAAACTGTGGGATGCTCAAACCGGCGAGGAACTCAGAACCTTCAAAGGCCACGTGGAAAAGCCGCCGGTTACGCGAGTGACGTTTAGCCCGGATGGCAAGTGGCTGGCGTCCGCTTCTTGGGACAACCATGTGATCGTGTGGGACGTTGAGAAAGGCAAACAGGTCCACAAGCTCGGTCCCGGCTACGGCGGCGAAGAATACAGCCCGTTCAACGCGGTCGTCTTCAGCCCGGATGGAATGCGCCTGGCCGCCAGCACTGGCACGAATGCGATCTGGCTTTGGAACGCCGACTCGGGCGACCTGATTCGCAAATGGGCGGCGCATGACAAGACCGCCTACGGCCTGGCCTTCAGCCCGGACGGGAAGCGCCTGGCGAGCACTTCCGTGGATCAAAGCGTCCGCATTTGGGATGCGAACAAGGGTGAACTTATCGAAAAACTCAATGGTCATAGCGGGACCGTATGGTCGGTTGCTTTTTCGCCCGACGGCGCGCGCTTGGCGACCGGCGGAGAGGACCAATGCGTGAAGCTCTGGCAGGTCGGCGATGCGGCCACGCCGCTTGTCCTGAGGTGCGAAAAGGGCGTATGGGCCGCGCCATTCAGTCCGGATGGAAAACGGCTGGCGACGGCATCTTCGGATCGAAGCGTGAAGATTTGGGATTCCCAGAGCGGAAAACTCCTGGCTGCATTCGCCGACCTTCCGGAGCAAGCAGCATGTGTGGCGTTTAGTCCGGACAGTTCTCGAGTGGCCGCCGGGACCAATGACCCGGTGGTACATGTCTGGGATGTGACCAATCAGCGCCTGCTTCACCAACTGAAGGGACACAAGGGCGGCGTGCCAAGTCTGGAATTCACCCCGGACGCTAAGCGCCTCGTTACGTCCTCCTATGACCGGTCGATCAAGATTTGGGACGCCGACGCGGGAACCGAACTGAAGTCCATCGATCGCAAAGACGGCTATGCCTACTCCATCGCCATCAGGCCCGACGGCAAGTCGTTCGCCTCGGCCGACTACGATGGAAAAGTTCGGCTGTGGGATCTTGAAAGCGGGGAAGAAAGACGGGCGCTCGAAGGTCACACTTCGCGTCTGATGAAGGTCGTGTTCAGCGCGGACGGCCGCCTCGTCGCGTCAGCCGGCTATGACCGCTCAATCCGGGTGTGGGATGTACAAACCGGGAAGGCATTCCCCCCGATGACCGGTCACGATCGCGAGATCACGGGGTTGGCATTTTCACCGGACAGAACGCGCCTGGCTTCCGCATCGTCCGATCTGACCGTCAAGCTCTGGGACGTGAATGCGAGCGCCAATGTGGCGACACTCCTACGGAGCAAGGAATCGGCCTACTTTGTCGGATTCAGCCCCGACGGCGCCCGGCTTTCGGTTTCATTTTTTGACGGGACAGTGCGCATTCTTGACACGATACCCCTTGCGGAGCGGGTCGTCCGGGGCGACCGGGTGGCCGCCACCTTCCGCTAG
- a CDS encoding VOC family protein, whose protein sequence is MAGKVKPVPEGFHTVTPHLIIRGAAKAIEFYKKAFGAEEIMRMPGPDGQSIMHAEIRIGDCPIMLNDEFPDWGKVSPQALNGSPVTIHLYVNDADATFNKAVQAGAKAVMPVADMFWGDRYGCLQDPFGHHWSVATHIADYSPEECMKRCQEAMGGACKPS, encoded by the coding sequence ATGGCAGGCAAAGTCAAGCCCGTACCCGAAGGATTCCACACCGTCACTCCCCACTTGATCATTCGCGGCGCCGCCAAGGCGATTGAGTTTTACAAAAAGGCGTTCGGCGCCGAGGAGATCATGCGGATGCCGGGCCCGGACGGTCAATCCATCATGCATGCCGAGATTCGCATCGGTGATTGCCCCATCATGCTCAACGACGAGTTCCCGGATTGGGGCAAGGTCTCGCCGCAGGCCCTGAATGGTTCGCCCGTAACCATCCACTTGTACGTCAACGACGCCGACGCGACTTTCAACAAGGCTGTTCAGGCCGGCGCCAAGGCCGTCATGCCCGTGGCCGATATGTTCTGGGGCGATCGATATGGCTGTTTGCAGGACCCGTTCGGACACCACTGGTCCGTGGCGACGCACATCGCCGACTATTCGCCGGAAGAGTGCATGAAGCGCTGCCAGGAGGCAATGGGCGGGGCGTGCAAGCCAAGCTAG
- a CDS encoding PQQ-dependent sugar dehydrogenase — protein MFTKRFLPWGMCSLCVILASVRVATAASPTPLTTVRVSSGLSLPLFVTAPPGDTSRIFIVEQRSGNIGRIRILNIPANTLNATPFLSITGVTTSDEQGLLGLAFDPDYATNGFFYVNYTTTGGGAAGHTVIARYTVSANPDIADAASAVILKTINQPESNHNGGCLQFGPDGMLYASSGDGGGGGDAHGTIGNGQSLTTLLGKILRLDVDNPPTYIPADNPNIGGSGVNEKWAYGTRNPWRMSFDRLNGDFYMADVGQGSVEEVNYSTFATAAGRNYAWRCMEGNACFNSPSGPNCTCDITPPLDPTLTYPVHTYSSAAFQPCSVTGGYVYRGPIIPDLQGTYFFADYFCSTTAQAPIWSFIISGGLVTNFTTRTTELAPGGGLVISSITSFGEDADGELYICDRGSGANGEVYKIIVNCAGSSLTFSTQPASQNATTGQTVNFTVAMTAVRGLTTYTWRKNGNIVGTNSPTLTLTNVTCHDNGTYNCTVQDQCNTAVSDDATLEVTPVPLGDIEGDCDCDMVDLDTLVNVLLEIDLDPGHIDRADVNGDNVEDGLDIQAFIDTIPQWPC, from the coding sequence ATGTTCACAAAGCGATTTCTACCGTGGGGAATGTGTTCCCTGTGCGTGATTCTGGCAAGCGTCCGCGTCGCGACCGCCGCGTCACCAACGCCGCTGACGACGGTGCGCGTATCGTCCGGTCTCTCCTTGCCGCTCTTTGTGACCGCCCCCCCCGGCGACACCAGCCGGATCTTCATCGTGGAGCAGCGCTCCGGTAACATCGGTCGGATCCGCATCCTGAATATTCCCGCGAACACGCTTAACGCCACCCCCTTCCTGTCGATCACGGGCGTCACCACGTCCGACGAGCAAGGCCTCCTCGGCCTGGCCTTCGATCCGGATTACGCCACGAACGGATTTTTCTACGTGAACTATACGACCACGGGTGGCGGCGCGGCGGGCCATACCGTCATTGCCCGTTACACGGTCTCCGCCAATCCTGATATTGCGGACGCGGCGAGCGCAGTGATCCTTAAGACGATCAACCAGCCGGAGTCCAATCACAACGGCGGCTGCCTTCAGTTCGGCCCCGACGGGATGCTGTACGCTAGCTCGGGCGATGGCGGCGGCGGCGGCGATGCACACGGAACGATTGGCAACGGCCAAAGCCTGACAACCCTGTTGGGCAAGATCCTGCGGCTCGACGTAGACAACCCCCCAACATACATCCCCGCCGATAATCCGAACATCGGAGGCAGCGGTGTCAACGAAAAGTGGGCCTATGGCACGCGCAATCCCTGGCGCATGAGCTTCGATCGATTGAACGGCGATTTTTACATGGCCGACGTCGGGCAAGGTTCAGTGGAAGAAGTCAACTACTCAACTTTCGCCACGGCGGCGGGTCGCAACTATGCCTGGCGGTGCATGGAGGGCAATGCCTGTTTCAACTCGCCGAGCGGACCGAACTGCACGTGCGATATCACGCCGCCGCTCGATCCGACGTTGACCTACCCGGTCCACACGTACAGTAGCGCTGCGTTCCAACCGTGTTCGGTCACCGGGGGGTACGTTTACCGCGGTCCGATTATTCCCGACTTGCAGGGAACCTATTTCTTTGCGGATTACTTCTGCTCGACCACAGCGCAGGCGCCGATCTGGTCGTTCATCATCTCCGGCGGCTTGGTCACCAATTTCACGACACGTACAACGGAGCTGGCGCCGGGCGGCGGCTTGGTCATCAGCAGCATCACCTCCTTCGGTGAGGACGCCGACGGCGAGCTGTACATCTGCGACAGGGGCTCGGGAGCAAATGGCGAGGTCTACAAGATTATCGTGAACTGCGCCGGCAGTTCGCTGACTTTTTCGACGCAACCGGCCAGTCAGAATGCCACGACCGGCCAGACGGTGAACTTCACGGTTGCCATGACGGCCGTCCGCGGTCTGACGACCTACACGTGGCGCAAGAACGGCAACATCGTCGGCACGAACAGCCCCACGCTGACGCTGACAAACGTCACCTGTCACGACAACGGCACCTACAACTGCACGGTCCAGGACCAGTGCAACACCGCGGTCAGCGACGATGCCACGCTCGAGGTGACGCCGGTCCCCCTGGGCGATATCGAAGGCGACTGCGATTGTGACATGGTGGACCTGGATACGCTGGTCAACGTCCTGTTGGAAATCGACCTTGATCCCGGCCACATCGATCGTGCCGATGTCAACGGCGACAACGTCGAGGACGGCTTGGATATCCAGGCGTTTATCGATACGATCCCGCAGTGGCCGTGCTAA